A stretch of the Nothobranchius furzeri strain GRZ-AD chromosome 5, NfurGRZ-RIMD1, whole genome shotgun sequence genome encodes the following:
- the LOC139069970 gene encoding uncharacterized protein, with amino-acid sequence MCSGYMGFQRRFSWTEDPNSVWKEFAEALGAKVSLTSGYHPLTNGQCEHMTQELGAMLCCVCSSNPSSWSSHLTWVEYAHNCHVSTATGQSPFEASLGYQPSLFPQQSSAPSSIPQFLRGARRAWVSTRAALDRTADRNKQLADRRRRPAPHYTPGQEVWLSSKDIPLKATSPCWFQPPLSCAGSPAACKILQGGPGLHHPQDTGFSASRPRHPVPGRLGGVRPGGTFLGLLLLH; translated from the exons ATGTGTTCAGGTTACATGGGATTCCAGAGGAGATTCTCTTGGACCGAGGACCCCAATTCAGTGTGGAAGGAATTTGCCGAGGCTCTGGGAGCTAAGGTCTCCCTCACTTCCGGATATCACCCGCTGACGAATGGAcaatgtgagcacatgactcaagAGCTCGGGGCCATGCTGTGCTGCGTCTGCTCCTCAAACCCATCCTCCTGGAGCTCCCACCTCACCTGGGTGGAGTACGCCCACAACTGCCATGTTTCAACCGCTACAGGTCAGTCCCCATTTGAAGCCTCTCTAGGTTACCAGCCATCTCTGTTTCCCCAGCAGTCCTCAGCCCCATCTTCGATCCCTCAGTTTCTCCGGGGGGCCAGGCGGGCATGGGTGTCCACCCGAGCCGCGCTGGACAGAACGGCTGACAGGAACAAGCAGCTGGCGGACCGCAGGCGACGTCCGGCCCCGCATTATACTCCTGGTCAGGAAGTATGGCTCTCGTCTAAGGACATCCCATTGAAGGCCACCTCCC CCTGTTGGTTCCAGCCCCCTCTGTCCTGTGCCGGCTCCCCCGCCGCCTGCAAGATACTACAAGGGGGGCCTGGTTTACACCATCCGCAGGATACTGGATTTTCGGCCTCGCGACCACGGCACCCAGTACCTGGtcgattgggaggggtacggcccggaggaacGTTCCTGGGTCTCCTGCTCCTTCATTGA